The region GGCGGCAAGGAAAAATATTCCCTCTTGCAACTTAACGCCTAATGGGTGTCACCGGATACTGTCCGGCTGATGACATTGTCGGCCCGGCCGGCGTAACATCGGGCGGCAATATTGCGGAGAGTGAGCGCATGAGGCAGATCAGGATACCGGCGGCATTCATTCGCGGCGGGACGAGCAACGCGCTGGTTTTTCATGTAAAGGACCTGCCGGCGGACCGGTCGCAATGGGATCCGATCTTCCTGGCCGCTATCGGCAGCCCGGACCCGAACGGGCGGCAGCTCAACGGTATGGGCGGCGGCATTTCCTCGCTCAGCAAGGTCTGCGTGGTCGGCCCGCCGAGCCGCGAAGATGCGGATATCGACTATACATTCGCCCAGGTTTCCGTGCGCGATGCGCAGGTTGCCTATGGCACCAATTGCGGCAATATGTCCTCGGCGATGGGGCCGTTTGCAGTGGATGAGGGGCTGGTCCCGGCTTCTGGTGACGAAGCCCTGGTCCGGATACACAACACCAATACAAGCAAGATCATCCATTCGCGCTTTGCCCTGGATGACGGCGGCGCCGCCGTCGATGGCGCGCAGGCGCTGCCGGGCGTCGCCGGGACGGGGGCGCCGGTGCGGCTCGAATTCCTCGATCCGGGCGGGGCCGGCACCGGGCGGCTTCTGCCGACGGGGAACGTGGTGGACACGCTCTATCCCGAAGGTTACGAACCGATTCAGGCCTCCCTGGTCGATTCCGCCAATCCGGCAGTATTTGTCGCAGCTGCCGATCTTGGTATAACCGGCGCGGAACTGCCTGCCGACCTGGACGCCCGGACGGACCTCATGCAACGGCTGCAGGCAATCCGGCAGGCGGGCGGGGCGGCGATGGGCCTGCCGCCGTCGCCGAACAAACCGACAATCGGTTTTGTGTCGCCGGCCCAGGATGCTGTGCTGCTGTCAGGCGAATCCGTTTCAGCGGAATCCGGGGACCTGACCGGACGGATGGTCTCCATGGGTAATGTGCATCGTGCGTTGCCGCTGACCGGGACAATCTGTATGGCGACCGCGGCCCGGATAGAGGGT is a window of Alphaproteobacteria bacterium DNA encoding:
- a CDS encoding PrpF domain-containing protein; the protein is MRQIRIPAAFIRGGTSNALVFHVKDLPADRSQWDPIFLAAIGSPDPNGRQLNGMGGGISSLSKVCVVGPPSREDADIDYTFAQVSVRDAQVAYGTNCGNMSSAMGPFAVDEGLVPASGDEALVRIHNTNTSKIIHSRFALDDGGAAVDGAQALPGVAGTGAPVRLEFLDPGGAGTGRLLPTGNVVDTLYPEGYEPIQASLVDSANPAVFVAAADLGITGAELPADLDARTDLMQRLQAIRQAGGAAMGLPPSPNKPTIGFVSPAQDAVLLSGESVSAESGDLTGRMVSMGNVHRALPLTGTICMATAARIEGTVVNCVLRAGAGDIRIIQPSGVIVCAADVAMKNDAWHAEKAIVVRTQRRLFDGFVYVPASALAGMAAA